From Silurus meridionalis isolate SWU-2019-XX chromosome 14, ASM1480568v1, whole genome shotgun sequence, a single genomic window includes:
- the hmox2b gene encoding heme oxygenase 2, giving the protein MSAVKTEDSASEGNGEGPVYEDKEENYNVRPEDLSELLAAGTKAVHEQAENTQFVKDFLRGCIRKELFKLGAVALYYTYSAMEEEIEKNKDHPQFAPLYFPSELHRRDALARDLEYFYGKDWKDHISCSPATQRYVERIHEIAHEDPVLLVAHAYTRYMGDLSGGQVLKKVAQRALKLPPTGEGVFFYQFDSIHSNKAFKQLYRSRMNELELDTSTKEKIVQEAVRAFQFNMEVFQELEEIGKTIQDDVLDGGPIHDHMTGDISKCPYYAAKMAASGGSAYVYQMAAALLRNPTGQVLLAAWIAALAGLVAWYLI; this is encoded by the exons ATGTCTGCAGTAAAGACAGAAGATTCAGCAAGTGAGGGGAATGGTGAAGGTCCTGTGTACGAAGATAAAGAGGAAAACTACAATGTCAG ACCAGAAGACCTCTCTGAGCTGCTGGCTGCAGGAACCAAAGCAGTTCATGAGCAAGCTGAAAACACACAGTTCGTCAAAGATTTCCTTCGTGGATGCATACGCAAGGAGCTCTTTAAG CTTGGAGCTGTGGCACTTTATTACACCTATTCAGCCATGGAGGAAGAAATTGAGAAAAACAAGGATCACCCACAGTTTGCACCTCTTTACTTCCCCAGCGAGCTTCACCGGCGTGACGCACTGGCTCGGGATCTTGAGTACTTCTACGGCAAGGACTGGAAAGATCACATCAGCTGCTCTCCTGCCACTCAGCGCTATGTGGAGCGCATTCATGAAATCGCTCACGAAGACCCGGTTTTACTGGTGGCTCACGCATACACACGCTACATGGGTGACCTCTCAGGAGGTCAGGTGTTAAAGAAAGTGGCCCAGCGTGCTCTCAAGCTGCCCCCTACAGGAGAGGGAGTGTTTTTCTACCAGTTTGACAGCATCCACAGCAACAAAGCATTCAAGCAGCTGTACCGGAGTCGAATGAATGAGCTGGAGCTTGATACcagcacaaaagaaaaaatagttcAGGAGGCTGTGAGAGCGTTCCAGTTCAACATGGAG GTTTTTCAGGAGTTGGAGGAAATTGGGAAGACTATTCAAGATGATGTTCTGGATGGAGGTCCTATCCACGATCACATGACAGGAGACATCAGCAAATGTCCTTACTATGCTGCCAAAATGG CTGCCAGTGGAGGATCAGCATATGTTTATCAAATGGCTGCAGCGCTTCTCAGAAACCCCACAGGCCAAGTGCTGCTAGCAGCGTGGATCGCTGCTCTTGCCGGATTGGTTGCCTGGTACCTCATATGA
- the dnaja3a gene encoding dnaJ heat shock protein family (Hsp40) member A3a — MIASVAMATSARCAARWVSASVSSNVRTYSTFASRPNGANRVLANVWSGVFWSAGSRVGEGTNKAVTLTRQIGGNPHHLLPRLHFHVSASASKKQDFYDVLGVPRTASQKEIKKAYYQLAKKYHPDTNKDDPQAKEKFAQLAEAYEVLGDEMKRKQYDTYGTAGFGAAGAGAGQQQYWSSGASIDPEELFRKIFGEFSGARGFGNLNGIYDQPQEYVMELTFTQAAKGVNKELTVNIEAACQRCHGKGHEPGSEIQRCNHCNGTGMETVNKGPFVMGSTCRRCGGRGSVITSPCVACKGTGRSKQRRTVMVPVPAGIEDGQTVRMPVGNKEIFITFRVQKSPVFRRDGADIHSDVQISVAQAILGGTVRAQGLSETVNLSIPAGVQADQKIRLSGKGIPRVSGYGYGDHYIHIKIKVPKMLTDRQRALIMSYAEDEVGVEGTVNGVSTTTTGKRSTGN; from the exons ATGATCGCGTCAGTAGCGATGGCGACGTCCGCGCGGTGTGCAGCACGCTGGGTGTCTGCCTCAGTGTCCTCTAATGTCCGGACTTATAGCACTTTTGCCTCCAGGCCTAATGGAGCTAATCGAGTTTTGGCTAATGTCTGGAGCGGCGTGTTTTGGTCAGCGGGCAGCAGAGTTGGAGAAGGAACTAATAAAGCGGTGACATTGACGCGTCAGATAG gagGAAACCCTCATCATCTTCTCCCCAGGCTGCATTTCCATGTTAGTGCTAGTGCCAGTAAAAAACAGGACTTTTATGATGTTCTCGGGGTTCCACGCACAGCATCgcagaaagagataaagaaagcCTATTACCAA ctggcAAAGAAATATCATCCAGACACAAATAAAGACGACCCACAGGCCAAAGAGAAATTTGCACAGTTGGCTGAAGCCTATGAG GTGCTTGGTGATGAGATGAAGAGGAAGCAGTATGACACATACGGCACAGCAGGGTTCGGTGCAGCTGGCGCAGGAGCAGGTCAGCAGCAGTACTGGAGCAGCGGTGCCAGCATAGACCCTGAGGAACTTTTCCGCAAGATCTTTGGGGAGTTTTCTGGAGCTCGAGGCTTTGGCAATCTCAACGGCATCTACGATCAGCCTCAGGAG TATGTGATGGAGCTGACATTTACACAAGCTGCCAAAGGCGTGAATAAGGAACTCACAGTGAACATTGAGGCCGCCTGCCAGCGCTGTCATGGTAAAGGCCATGAGCCAGGCTCTGAAATCCAGCGCTGCAACCACTGCAACGGCACAGGAATG GAGACTGTGAATAAAGGACCATTTGTGATGGGCTCTACCTGTCGGCGGTGCGGCGGCCGTGGCTCAGTGATCACCTCCCCCTGTGTAGCATGTAAAGGAACGGGTCGGAGCAAGCAGAGACGCACCGTCATGGTTCCGGTTCCTGCTG GTATTGAAGATGGGCAGACAGTCAGAATGCCTGTGGGAAATAAAGAGATCTTTATCACATTTAGG GTCCAGAAGAGTCCTGTGTTTAGGCGAGATGGTGCTGATATTCACTCAGATGTTCAGATTTCAGTGGCTCAGGCCATCCTGGGAGGCACAGTGCGAGCACAGGGACTCAGTGAGACGGTCAACCTTTCT ATTCCTGCTGGTGTCCAGGCTGATCAGAAGATCAGGCTTTCTGGAAAGGGAATCCCACGAGTCAGTGGCTATGGTTACGGTGACCATTACATCCATATCAAGATTAAAGTTCCCAA GATGCTAACTGATAGACAGCGAGCACTCATTATGAGCTACGCAGAAGACGAGGTGGGTGTGGAGGGAACTGTAAATGGAGTCTCCACCACCACTACAg GTAAAAGATCTACAGGAAACTGA